ttggggtgctgggtgcaggctctgggaaggggttTGGGTGCTAGCTGTAGGCTCTTGGCTGGTGATGAGGCAGGGGatttggggtgctgggtgcaggctctgccctggggtagggggttggggtacaggagggcgTGTGGAAtagggtttggggtgctgggtgcgggctctgggctggggttgggagttgtggtgcaggagggggtttggggtgctgggtacaggctctgggctgggggttgtggtgcaggagggggtttggggtgctgggtgtgggctctgggctgggggttgggatgcggaatggggtttggggtgcagaatggggtttggggtgctgggtgcgggctctggactggggttgggggttgtggtgcaggagggggtttggggtgctaggtgcgggctctgggctggggctgggggttggagtgcagaatggggtttggggtgctgggtgtgggctctgggctggggctgggggttgggtgcagaatggggtttggggtgttgggtgcgggctctggactggggctgggggttgtggtgcaggagggggtttggggtgctgggtgtgggctctgggctggggctgggggttggggtgcggaatggggtttggggtgctgggtgtgggctctggactggggcttggggttgtggtgcaggagggggtttgaggtgctgggtgcgggctttgggctggggcagggggttggggtgcggaatggggtttggggtgctgggtgcgggctttgggctggggcagggggttggggtgcggaatggggtttggggtgctaggtgcgggctctgggctggggctgggggttggagtgcagaatggggtttggggtgctgggtgtgggctctgggctggggctgggggttggggtgcagaatggggtttggggtgttgggtgcgggctctggactggggctgggggttgtggtgcaggagggggtttggggtgctgggtgtgggctctgggctggggctgggggttggggtgcggaatggggtttggggtgctgggtgcgggctctgggctggggctgggggttctgttgtaggagggggcttggggtgctgggtgcgggctctgggctggggctgggggttggggtgcggaatgGCAtgtggggcatggggctgggccggggatgagaagtttgggtAGCAGCAGGCAGACTGCCCCATGGGCCCAGAGAggagtccccccagccccccctgctggcagcagcaagctctgggagaggggggtccccctcccagccccggcattacactcacccaagcccccccagcctgctgctcaggaggtccagCCAGGATAATCCCCCCTCCCCGAGTTGCCAGGTGGGGCCGGCCTGAaggaaaatggtgccctgggcgaacttgtattttggcagcTTTGAGTTGAAGTCTGTGGTACTTTCActacagggtgtggggggggctgtggggaaaactccaggggtttgggggtttttttgcggATAATTTAGAAATTAGCTGATTTCACTGCACACACCCAAATCCACAAAGATTTCCGTCCGTAATCATTACATTTTTCACAGACGGGGAAAGCAGGAAAAACACTGCTTGACAACTGGTTAGAGTCAAAATTCAGTGAAAGAAACTTCTGAACGGGGCTGGTCACCCATGGTCAGTGACCGAATCGTGAAATCGGCAAATCCCGCCCGGTTTTTGGATAGTTATTTTGTGAAGcttgacatgtgatattgacacTTAGTGGGTTTTGCTGTGGTCGTGTTGGTACTGGGATACAAGAGCCACACGGGGGAGGTAATATTGTTAATTGGACCGACGTTGGTTGAtgaaggagacaagcttttgaacccCCCCAGAGCTCTTCTGTGGACGTCTGTGGCGCTCCAAAGGACTTGTCTCGCTCACCAACCAAAGTTGTTCCCAACAAAAATCTTACCTCCCCGACCTTGTCTCTCGATTTGTGTTTTCAAAAGCTTGAACTCTCTGAATCTCATCTTCTACCATCATTAAAAACTGATCTGAcctccccccataatttcccataaccatgaaaattaaaaatggataaaaagataaaaaagcttcaaaataaaatacaagcagGAACCTCAGTGTCTCCCTGAGGCTGAATGAGGTTTGCAGGATACGAGATGAAGATGGGAGTAAAGAAAACTCCTTTCTTATTCCTAATTTTGCTGCAATATAGAAATGGACACAACACTGTGCCCCACATCTtagccaaggccctgccccaaggggaagagaagggggtgGACTTGGGTTAGGGTTAGCCTGTtttaggctaaggcctctggctaagcagctggggcAGCTATACGCTGGGACGCGaacggtcacctcctcacatcccaaactggTCCCGTGAAATAAGGGGCTACTGGGCTGTTAGGGTACAGTCCTGTCCCGAgagtgcccatcaccaccagacAAAGacagttaaagaaaacttaggTTGACAACATCcggtctggcaagaaatcacttctcaATAGTTGTGATTGCGAAACCCTCATTCCTGTCTGTTTTATCTTTCTGGCCCCACTTGTCTAGTTCCCAGAATCGGTCTGGTTCCCTAATTGTTTCGGTCTGCTGtagaattaattttgctaggggtaagttaattagggtagtgggatataattggttagagaattatgttacaatatgttaggatgggttaggtaaatttcagtagaatgattggttaagatacagctgagaatattactatataaattaggggcaaacaggaagtaagttgggatttgaaaataaggacaaaggaacttggatttaagcttgctggaagttcaccccaacaaacattgaattgtttgcaccgtCGGGCTTCGGGTagtgttgctctctgttcacgcgagaaggagcagggaagtgggagagagaaggaataaGCTGTCTAAGTACGggaatgtctcctcactggtcgCTTGGGAGAGGGTGCCCAGGACAGAGTGGCTGGTTCAGCATCTGTGCACACAGCCTGGGACCCGGGAACGGTGTAACCGacctcctggaggggagcagtcatGCGGCTGAGCtctcagggacagagaaagggggtGACGCAGGATACCCCGATCCAGGTCTTCAGGCCGCTGCTCCTGATAAGCTTTTGGAGAGTAACTGTGTCTCTGTAAACCACGGTGCAGCTCCCACGCCTGTGGCAGCCAAGGAAGTTTCCAGGCGGTGGTTGTCTGTGGGAATGCAAGTGACCCAGTTGGCAGAGGGGAGAAGGGCTTCCCCAGGGCTGGTAAGACACAGGAAGCAGCTGAGGGAGAGATGCCAGGAAAAGGCACCTCTGACCAAAGAGATCTCAGCCCTCTAGGGAGAGGAGCCAGCACTGGGTccttccctgcccatccccaAGAGGGGAGCTGGAATATTTGCATGTGCATCACCCTGCGGTTGAGAGACAACTCCGCAGAGGGTTGGCCAACATGCAAAGTCCCCTGACCTTCTTCCCACACTACACCCTAGAGCACCGCAGCCCCACAGAGAGGACCGGCTGGAGGACCCACACTGAAGGGGAAAAACCCAGGAACGGAACACACACCGAGGTTCACGGAGGCGTTCAAAGGCATGATGGGTATTGAGCAAACCACACCGTCTAAACAGAAGGCACGATCTGACAAAGATACTAGTGAAGACTGACCTGTGATAAAGAGTTTAGTTAACACGGCTACACAGATGTTCTCTAGCCACCCAGGGAAGACACTTACTAACTGGTGAGATCACTGGAGAGGAGCCACAACATGTTCACAGACTTTGCAAGGGCATCTGTGGGTAACACCACAACGTTTAGCGACGCTTGGGAGCTGTATGGTCAGACCCTAAAAGGGACCTTGGGCCCACTGCCGCTGCATTAGTCAGTGATTCACACTCCTGCAGAGGATGgaggtgtgacactctgtaccttaaAACACACGCTGGGAACCCACTCCGTGTTCACCACTGTGATGTGAGGATGTCGGGGGTTGTACAAGGCCTGCCTTGTGAAGGATGGTTTGAAAAGTCTTGATCTGTGGCACATTAACACCTGGTTGGGTGGTGTGAGCTGTCCCTGGGGGGCgggagttaggaagtttttctgtgtgtgtgtgtgtgtgtgtatgactgaaatatgttgtgaggttgggaacccccacaaccagcctttcagtaCCAACAAAAGAGCCCGTCTCCGGCCAGACGGGTGTTGACGGCCCCTCAAATAGGAAGTTGCTCTCGCAGGGACTCCCTGGAGAGGTCATAGACCCAATGGGGCTGCTCAGCCCCGAGTCCCAGccaggatctttctagcagctggaagaaagtgTAAAGGAGGGATGGAGACATCaccacttggcctctctccttccccatcgCAACCCCTGGAAGATGGGCTGGAAGGCccagactttgaactggggagactGGTCCCAGGTGGGAAGGGAATCCAGCCGCTATTGACAACTGAGAGCTGCCTGGACCATCCTTTAGGGTGGGAGACGACTTGAGAGAAATCTTCCTTAGTCTGTGGAATTTAGACGTCGAGTTTGTTCTTGCGTAACCAAGTGTGAGCTCTGCGCCTGCGACTTCCCTCACTTAAAAACCTGCCTTCCTGGCGTGACTAAACCTGTTTGATGTTTTACCTAGAACAGTGGTGTGGGCTTGAAAGGCTCAGGGGAATCTCAGCTCCGGTGACAAAGGCTGGTGCGTGTCCCCTTTCCTCGGAGGAACTAATTAACGAGCTTGCACTGGCCAAAGAGTCTGGAGCAGTGTCAGACggtatatttctggggtgcaaggctgggggttTGGCTGGTGCCTTTTTCTGTGATCCATGAGTGGATCTGGGCACGTTCATGCAATcaggctgggtgtggggctccacaggcAGACAGCTGAGCGATCGCAGCGCCCGGAGGGGTTTGCTGCATGTCACTGGCATGGCATTgtgacagcccaggctggagagttagcggtaccccagttccaggctgcaccctggggatcccatcaTGGGGGGGGCGCTATGGGTGCTGTTATACGGGCAGGTTGGGGGCTATGGGGTgcagtggagcaggctggggggacTATAGGAGTCAGGCATGAGGGTTATGGGGTGCAGCATTACAGTGTGGGGTAGCCTGTATGGTCATATGGGTCAGGTTGTGAGGGGTTTATGGGATGCAGGGTTATGTGGGGCAGGCTGGAGATACAAGGAGGTTGAGATATAATATGGGGGTCACCCCCCCTCACCAATGAAGAAGACGATCTTGCTGTCGTTACTCCGCTCATAGACGGCATTGATTGCCCCAAAATCTGGGGGGAGCCCCATCCAGAAGCGTTGGGTCTGAGCTGGCTCCAGGGAAACCAGGTTACGGGCTGGCTGCATCCTCCAGAAATGCTTCTCTGTCAGGAAGGGGGGACCCAGACATTGAGGGGTCAGAAATGACCCCCCCCAACCGTCCCACTGCCCAAAGGGCTCAGAAAGCAGTGTTAGCATATGGAACTCCATGCTACATGAATTTGGACATTAAAGTGAACTTAGCCTGCAGGACACCCCTCCAGAGCAACCTCCCATTGAGGAGCTGTTATCTTGGcaaactctcccctccccaagcctCCTCCAAGAAACAGCCCCCTGGTTGAGGAGAAATTTCGTTAATCTGTGGAATTTCCCCCCCACAGGGAATGTACAATGGGCTGCAAAAATGTTAACTACAAGTTTGCAACAATGTTTTTTACTTCCTGCTACCGGAAGGTGGACTGTGACcaacaaaaaccacacacctgTAATTAACCACACACCAATTCCCCATGACAAGAAATGTGCCCTAATTAGGCTGTGCAAAACCTGTGCTGTTAACCAAGAGATCATCTTGACAGATGCCCAGAAAACAGTGTTAGCCAGTGGGAACCTGAGCTGCATCAAATTATAGCCAGATTGCCAAACTATGCACCGTTAGCCTGTGGGACTCCCCGCCTCATGAAATTATAGTGAGATTGCTACAAAAATGTGTTGTTACCCTGTGGGACTCCATGCTGCATGGGATTATAATGAGATTGAACTGGCTCCCATGATGCTTCTCtgagaggagatgggggggggagatggtgTTAACCCATGGGACTCCCCACCACATGAAATcaggctgcggggcagggggagaagcgACTCACTCTTGAAGAAGAAAACCTCCCCGCGGATGTTGGCGATGGCATCAAAATGGGCCTGACAGCGATCAGGGGCCGGTGGGCGGGGCCTGCGGGGACAGACAAACACAAGTGGGGTGCGCTGGATGGCCCTGGCAGGCACCGGGGAAGGAGGGAATGAGGCTCAGTGCAGTGGGGAGCAATGGGGtgaaggaggagaagggatgTGGGGCCAGGGAGCCGATACTCACTGCCAGGTGGGTCTGTGGGGTGGCAGATCGGGGATGCGGGGCCGAGTGGGGATGGGCTGCGCCGACGGCTCCTCTCCGGGGCGAAGTTGTCTCCTCCCTGGAgcggggagagaaggaaggagtgaaCGAACGAAGGGGAACGAACCAGCGAACCAATAACTGGCAGAAGAGCGAAGGAAGGAACGAGGCGCGGGAAGAAGGAACGAGAGAAGGAGAAAGGATCAAGGGAGgaggacaggggaggaggggacggaggtgggctgggggggctgctcaCCGTACAGGGTCTGAATGCCCAGGGCATCATCGGGGGGCAGCTGGTAGAGATGGGGCAGCCCCACGGGGCCCTGGTAATAGGGCATCATGATGGACTCCTTGGTGGAGGAGTGGGCCAGCCCCAGGGCGTGACCGAACTCGTGAACCGCCACGGCGAAGAGATCTGTGCCGGCacctggggagggtgggggggacagtGAAAGAGAGACactacaccccccccccggctgctgccTCGCCCACaccgccccctgctgccccctcgCCCCatggcgccccctgctgcccccccagccgCTGCCTGGCCCACaacaccccctgctgcccccttgcCCCAGCTTGCCCCATGGCACCCCCTCCTGCCACCTCCAGCCGCTGCCTGGCCCATaacgccccctgctgccccccactccttTCGCGCCACTACCCGCCCCACGGTACCCCCAGTGTCCACCgtcctgcagcagcccctgctgcccccctgtCCCTTACACTGCTACGCGCCCCTTGgcaccccctgctgctccctgcaccacagcaccccctactgcctccccatgccactccctgccccatggggCCCCCTGCTTCCCCTCACTGCTCTCCCTGCCACTACCTGCCCTATGgcaccccctgcttccccccccatgccgctccctgccccagggggccCCCTGTGCTGCTACCTGCCCCTTGGCCCCCCCGCCATTCCCCCTCACTCCCTGCTGACCCAGCTGCGTGGCCTGGGGGTCGTAGATCCAGGTCTCCTCGTCGTCGAAGTGGGTGTCTCCGGAGATGGGATGCTCCCCGGGGAAGAAGGCGTGGGCCAGGGTGCTGCCCGGCCCGTCAAAGGGGTACCCGTCCTGGTGGAAGGAGCGGCTGAAATCCACCAGGATGTCGGCGCCAGCGCCGGGCACCTCGCGGAAAGTCAGGGCCGACGCGTTGCCCCAGGCCTGCAGGGCGTAGAAGAGTAGGGTGCGGACCTGGTCCCGGGGCAGGCCGGAGGTCTGGGGGTAGGAGCGGACTCTgccggggaaggggaaggaaagggagggaaTGAGAAACCGGGGGCAGAAGACGAGACAGAGGGCGAGAGGCGAACAAGGGAGCGAAGGAGAAAACGGGACGGGAGAGGAGAAAGCCGagaaaagaacccaggcgtccggcgcTCACCTCCAGGTCAGCTCCTTCATGGGCCAGACGCTGCCGCTGTGGGCGTAACGCTTCCGCCGGCGCATCAGCTCCGAGGTGCCGATGATGTCGGGGAGGGAGCAGCGCGGCTGGTCCATCATCGCCAGGGTCCTGTCGTCTGCAGAGAGaacagggatagaacccaggtgtccgggctcccagccccccccccccccactctaaccaccagaccccactcccctcccagagccggggagagaacccaggagtcctggctcac
This DNA window, taken from Dermochelys coriacea isolate rDerCor1 chromosome 6, rDerCor1.pri.v4, whole genome shotgun sequence, encodes the following:
- the MMP25 gene encoding matrix metalloproteinase-25 isoform X1 — protein: MRLGPGWGGARRGGWYIGQRSSLGSITSSAPRGVERDPPNTHTHTHTHTHTHTHTASTMLRQPTLWLGLGTLLCLPHGPAGRPSTQRLSKGVDWLTRYGYLPTPDPMQARLQTEEGLEDAVRMMQKFAGLQETGILDDRTLAMMDQPRCSLPDIIGTSELMRRRKRYAHSGSVWPMKELTWRVRSYPQTSGLPRDQVRTLLFYALQAWGNASALTFREVPGAGADILVDFSRSFHQDGYPFDGPGSTLAHAFFPGEHPISGDTHFDDEETWIYDPQATQLGAGTDLFAVAVHEFGHALGLAHSSTKESIMMPYYQGPVGLPHLYQLPPDDALGIQTLYGRRQLRPGEEPSAQPIPTRPRIPDLPPHRPTWQPRPPAPDRCQAHFDAIANIRGEVFFFKKKHFWRMQPARNLVSLEPAQTQRFWMGLPPDFGAINAVYERSNDSKIVFFIGQHFWVFTDTRVDPGSPRPITDLGLPPGVTVEAAFVWGHNGKTYLFENSHYWRFDDRAGNVEPGYPRSLTLWKGVPSGLDDIISWNDGSTYFFKGTQYWRFLGGSVEAESGYPRSAPQDWMYCQGSPTASPAPGPRGGSGKPGVGQCLCSGALPGPLPAFLTWTLALAWALR
- the MMP25 gene encoding matrix metalloproteinase-25 isoform X3 codes for the protein MARAGDPALPAPRPGRPAQHPAPQQGRGLADPLRLPAHPRPHAGPTPDRGGAGRCCQNDAKICRTAGDGDSGRQDPGDDGPAALLPPRHHRHLGADAPAEALRPQRQRLAHEGADLEAWGNASALTFREVPGAGADILVDFSRSFHQDGYPFDGPGSTLAHAFFPGEHPISGDTHFDDEETWIYDPQATQLGAGTDLFAVAVHEFGHALGLAHSSTKESIMMPYYQGPVGLPHLYQLPPDDALGIQTLYGRRQLRPGEEPSAQPIPTRPRIPDLPPHRPTWQPRPPAPDRCQAHFDAIANIRGEVFFFKKKHFWRMQPARNLVSLEPAQTQRFWMGLPPDFGAINAVYERSNDSKIVFFIGQHFWVFTDTRVDPGSPRPITDLGLPPGVTVEAAFVWGHNGKTYLFENSHYWRFDDRAGNVEPGYPRSLTLWKGVPSGLDDIISWNDGSTYFFKGTQYWRFLGGSVEAESGYPRSAPQDWMYCQGSPTASPAPGPRGGSGKPGVGQCLCSGALPGPLPAFLTWTLALAWALR
- the MMP25 gene encoding matrix metalloproteinase-25 isoform X2; this translates as MLRQPTLWLGLGTLLCLPHGPAGRPSTQRLSKGVDWLTRYGYLPTPDPMQARLQTEEGLEDAVRMMQKFAGLQETGILDDRTLAMMDQPRCSLPDIIGTSELMRRRKRYAHSGSVWPMKELTWRVRSYPQTSGLPRDQVRTLLFYALQAWGNASALTFREVPGAGADILVDFSRSFHQDGYPFDGPGSTLAHAFFPGEHPISGDTHFDDEETWIYDPQATQLGAGTDLFAVAVHEFGHALGLAHSSTKESIMMPYYQGPVGLPHLYQLPPDDALGIQTLYGRRQLRPGEEPSAQPIPTRPRIPDLPPHRPTWQPRPPAPDRCQAHFDAIANIRGEVFFFKKKHFWRMQPARNLVSLEPAQTQRFWMGLPPDFGAINAVYERSNDSKIVFFIGQHFWVFTDTRVDPGSPRPITDLGLPPGVTVEAAFVWGHNGKTYLFENSHYWRFDDRAGNVEPGYPRSLTLWKGVPSGLDDIISWNDGSTYFFKGTQYWRFLGGSVEAESGYPRSAPQDWMYCQGSPTASPAPGPRGGSGKPGVGQCLCSGALPGPLPAFLTWTLALAWALR